From Microtus pennsylvanicus isolate mMicPen1 chromosome 10, mMicPen1.hap1, whole genome shotgun sequence, one genomic window encodes:
- the LOC142858688 gene encoding 2-5A-dependent ribonuclease-like encodes METADHDTPQDGATSSSSQRTTDENSLLLIKAAEEGNVDKILQLLDRGADVNVCEDIGGWTPLHNAAQLGRVDIVDVLLRHGADPHRRKKNGATPFITAGTKGEVRLLQRFLSEGADVNECDFNGFTAFMEAAEHGRVEALRFLFDKGADVNLRRETTEDKKRLKKGGATALMSAAEKGHIEALSVLLNDMGAEVDARDNMGRNALIRTLLKSKSKNVEEITRLLLHHGADANVRVEGGTTPLMAAVERKHKGLVEMLLSQEGINIDDRDNEGKTALQFAVELKENEIVQLLCAKGASTTCRDLLEIARRNYDTSTMEILSRYGANDQSVPPAGDWLPHSSRWGEALKKLHRVHRPMIGKLKIFLDDEFKIASTSEGGIYLGFYDNREAAVKVFCEDSARAHNEISCLQGCRGDSNFVTFYGRETYDTCLYVCLSLCEWTLEEFLGEHRAEPVENGEDKFSRNVLLSVFVAVQSLHEQGFAHQDLKPPNILIDDKKAIRLADFDQSVQCMGDPRAVKRDLQALGRLVLYVVMRGEIPFETLTAENNIKVAEKSLDEETKDLICCLFSPGENVMNCLKDLLGHPFFWTWENRYRALRDVGNESDIKTQKNESEILKLLNFQTPEPYRSFYQWISKIDQDVMKHMNEKTKFPYENTVGHLLRFIRNMGEHINDNNSRRVKKTIGDPSRYFQETFPDLAIYVYEKLKDTKYRKHFPQTQSSLSVPEAAGPVDLRS; translated from the exons ATGGAGACCGCAGATCACGACACTCCCCAGGATGGAGCCACATCCTCAAGCAGTCAGAGGACCACTGATGAAAACAGTCTTTTGCTGATTAAAGCTGCTGAAGAGGGAAATGTTGACAAGATCCTGCAATTGCTGGACAGAGGGGCTGACGTAAATGTCTGTGAAGACATCGGGGGCTGGACACCTTTGCACAATGCAGCACAGCTTGGCAGGGTAGACATTGTAGATGTCCTGCTTCGTCATGGTGCTGACCctcacaggaggaagaagaatgggGCCACTCCCTTCATCACCGCTGGGACCAAAGGAGAAGTGAGACTGCTCCAGAGATTCCTCTCTGAAGGAGCAGATGTCAATGAGTGTGACTTCAATGGCTTCACGGCTTTCATGGAAGCTGCCGAGCATGGTAGAGTAGAAGCCTTAAGATTCCTTTTTGATAAGGGAGCCGATGTAAATTTGAGACGGGAGACAACAGAGGACAAAAAGCGACTGAAGAAAGGAGGGGCCACAGCTCTCATGAGTGCTGCTGAAAAGGGCCACATAGAAGCCTTGAGTGTTCTCCTCAATGACATGGGGGCAGAGGTCGATGCCCGGGACAACATGGGCAGAAATGCCTTGATCCGTACTCTGCTGAAATCCAAGAGTAAAAATGTGGAGGAGATTACTCGCCTTCTGCTGCACCACGGGGCTGATGCCAATGTGAGAGTAGAAGGGGGGACGACACCCCTGATGGCGGCAGTGGAAAGGAAACACAAAGGCTTGGTGGAGATGCTCCTGAGTCAGGAGGGCATAAACATTGACGACAGAGATAATGAGGGCAAGACGGCCCTGCAATTTGCTGTTGAACTCAAAGAGAATGAAATCGTCCAGTTGCTATGTGCTAAGGGAGCCAGTACCACCTGTAGGGATCTTCTTGAGATAGCCAGGCGGAATTATGACACTTCCACTATGGAGATTCTTTCCCGTTATGGAGCTAATGATCAAAGTGTCCCTCCTGCTGGTGACTGGTTGCCTCACAGTTCACGCTGGGGAGAAGCCTTGAAAAAACTCCACAGAGTGCATAGACCCATGATTGGCAAACTCAAGATCTTTCTAGATGATGAATTTAAAATTGCTAGCACTTCTGAAGGAGGCATCTACCTGGGGTTCTATGACAATCGAGAGGCGGCTGTGAAGGTCTTTTGCGAGGACAGCGCACGTGCACACAATGAAATCTCCTGTCTGCAGGGCTGCCGTGGCGACAGTAACTTCGTGACTTTCTATGGAAGGGAGACCTACGACAcctgtttatatgtgtgtctgtccctgtgtgaGTGGACATTGGAAGAGTTCCTGGGTGAACACAGAGCGGAACCGGTGGAGAACGGAGAAGATAAGTTTTCCCGCAATGTGCTATTGTCTGTTTTTGTGGCTGTCCAATCCCTACATGAGCAGGGATTCGCTCATCAGGATCTAAAGCCCCCAAACATTTTAATAG ATGACAAGAAAGCAATTCGCCTGGCAGATTTTGATCAGAGCGTCCAGTGCATGGGAGATCCACGGGCGGTCAAAAGAGACTTGCAG GCCCTAGGACGGCTGGTCCTCTATGTGGTAATGAGAGGTGAAATCCCTTTTGAGACTCTGACGGCTGAAAATAATATAAAGGTGGCAGAAAAGTCTCTAGACGAGGAGACTAAGGACCTCATTTGTTGCCTGTTTTCCCCTGGAGAAAATGTAATGAACTGTCTGAAGGACCTGCTTGGCCACCCTTTCTTTTGGACCTGGGAGAA CCGCTACAGAGCACTTCGGGATGTGGGGAATGAATCTgacatcaaaacacaaaaaaatgaaagtgagATTCTCAAACTACTAAACTTTCAGACACCTGAGCCTTACAGAAGTTTCTATCAGTGGATATCTAAG atcgACCAAGATGTTATGAAACACATGAATGAAAAAACCAAATTTCCTTATGAGAACACTGTGGGCCATCTGCTAAGGTTCATTCGAAATATGGGTGAACACATCAATGACAACAACAGCAGAAG AGTGAAGAAGACGATCGGAGACCCTTCTCGTTATTTTCAGGAGACATTTCCAGATCTTGCCATTTATGTCTACGAGAAACTAAAGGACACcaaatacagaaaacattttcctCAGACTCAATCAAGCCTCAGTGTGCCCGAGGCAGCAGGACCAGTGGACCTACGGAGCTGA
- the Rnasel gene encoding 2-5A-dependent ribonuclease: METRDHDTPQDGTTSSSSQRTTDENSLSLNKAVEEGNVDKILQLLDRGADVNVCEDIGGWTPLHNAVKLGRVNIVDVLLRHGADPHRRKKNGATPFIIAGTHGDVRLLQRFLSEGADVNECDFNGFTAFMEAAEYGKVEALKFLFDKGADVNLRRKTTEDKRRLKKGGATALMSAAEKGHTEALSVLLNDMGAEVDARDNMGRNALIRTLQEEDWENVEEITRLLLQHGADANVRGEGGKTPLMAAVERKHKGLVEMLLSQEGINIDDRDNEGKTALQFAVELKQKSIVQLLCAKGASTRCADLVGIARRNYDTSIMEILSRYGANDQSVPPAGDWLPHSSRWGEALKKLHRVHRPMIGKLKIFLDDEFKIASTSEGGIYLGFYDNREAAVKVFCEDSSRARNEILCLQGCPGHSNFVTFYGREISKACLYVCLSLCEWTLEEFLGEHRAEPVENGEDEFSRNVLLSVFVAVQRLHLHGFAHQDLKPPNILIDDKKAIRLADFDQSVQCMGDPRAVKKDLQALGRLVLYVVMKGEIPFETLMAENNIKVAEKSPDEETKDLICCLFSPGENVENYLKDLLGHPFFWTWESRYRALRDLGNESDIKTRNNESKILKRLNSRTPGPSRSFYQWISKIDKYVMKKMNDFYKATRNPYQNTVGDLLKFIRNMGEHINEDKNKDMKERIGDPSRYFQQTFPDLAIYVYKKLKDTEYRKHFPQTQSSLSMPAAAGPVDLRS; encoded by the exons atggagaccagagatcaTGACACTCCCCAGGATGGAACCACATCCTCAAGCAGTCAGAGAACCACTGATGAAAACAGTCTTTCGCTGAATAAAGCTGTTGAAGAGGGAAATGTTGACAAGATCCTGCAATTGCTGGACAGAGGGGCTGACGTCAATGTCTGTGAAGACATCGGGGGCTGGACACCTTTGCACAATGCAGTGAAGTTGGGCAGGGTAAACATTGTAGATGTCCTGCTTCGTCATGGTGCTGACCctcacaggaggaagaagaatgggGCCACTCCCTTCATCATCGCTGGGACCCATGGAGACGTGAGACTGCTCCAGAGATTCCTCTCTGAAGGAGCAGATGTCAATGAGTGTGACTTCAATGGCTTCACGGCTTTCATGGAAGCTGCCGAGTATGGTAAAGTAGAAGCCTTAAAATTCCTTTTTGATAAGGGAGCCGATGTGAATTTGAGACGGAAGACAACAGAGGACAAAAGGCGACTGAAGAAAGGAGGGGCCACAGCTCTCATGAGTGCTGCTGAAAAGGGCCACACAGAAGCCTTGAGTGTTCTCCTCAATGACATGGGGGCAGAGGTCGATGCCCGGGACAACATGGGCAGAAATGCCTTGATCCGTACTCTGCAGGAAGAGGACTGGGAAAACGTGGAGGAGATTACTCGCCTTCTGCTGCAGCACGGGGCTGATGCCAATGTGAGAGGAGAAGGGGGGAAGACACCCCTGATGGCGGCAGTGGAAAGGAAACACAAAGGCTTGGTGGAGATGCTCTTGAGTCAGGAGGGCATAAACATTGACGACAGAGATAATGAGGGCAAGACGGCCCTGCAATTTGCAGTTGAACTCAAACAGAAGAGTATCGTCCAGTTGCTATGCGCTAAGGGAGCTAGTACCAGGTGTGCGGATCTAGTTGGGATAGCCAGGCGGAATTATGATACTTCAATTATGGAGATTCTTTCCCGTTATGGAGCTAATGATCAAAGTGTCCCTCCTGCTGGTGACTGGTTGCCTCACAGTTCACGCTGGGGAGAAGCCTTGAAAAAACTCCACAGAGTGCACAGACCCATGATTGGCAAACTCAAGATCTTTCTAGATGATGAATTTAAAATTGCTAGCACTTCTGAAGGAGGCATCTACCTGGGGTTCTATGACAATCGAGAGGCGGCTGTGAAGGTCTTTTGTGAGGACAGCTCACGTGCACGCAATGAAATCCTCTGTCTGCAGGGCTGCCCTGGCCACAGTAACTTTGTGACTTTCTATGGACGCGAGATCAGCAAGGcctgtttatatgtgtgtctgtccctgtgtgaGTGGACATTGGAAGAGTTCCTGGGTGAACACAGAGCGGAACCGGTGGAGAACGGAGAAGATGAGTTTTCCCGCAATGTGCTATTGTCTGTTTTTGTGGCTGTCCAAAGACTACACTTGCATGGATTTGCTCATCAGGATCTAAAGCCCCCAAACATCTTAATAG ATGACAAGAAAGCAATTCGCCTGGCAGATTTTGATCAGAGCGTCCAGTGCATGGGAGATCCACGGGCGGTCAAGAAAGACTTGCAG GCCCTCGGACGGCTGGTCCTCTATGTGGTAATGAAAGGTGAAATCCCCTTTGAGACACTGATGGCTGAAAATAATATAAAGGTGGCAGAAAAGTCTCCAGACGAGGAGACTAAGGACCTCATTTGTTGCCTGTTTTCCCCTGGAGAAAATGTAGAGAACTATCTGAAGGACCTGCTTGGCCACCCTTTCTTTTGGACCTGGGAGAG CCGCTACAGAGCACTTCGGGATCTGGGGAATGAATCTGACATCAAAACACGAAATAATGAAAGTAAGATTCTCAAAAGACTGAACTCTAGAACACCTGGGCCTTCCAGAAGTTTCTATCAGTGGATATCTAAG ATCGACAAATATGTTATGAAAAAAATGAACGATTTCTATAAAGCTACGAGAAATCCTTATCAGAACACTGTAGGCGATCTACTGAAGTTCATTCGGAATATGGGAGAGCACATCAATGAGGATAAAAACAAGGA taTGAAGGAAAGAATTGGAGACCCTTCTCGTtattttcagcagacatttccagaTCTTGCCATTTATGTCTACAAGAAACTAAAGGACACAgaatacagaaaacattttcctCAGACTCAATCAAGCCTCAGTATGCCTGCGGCAGCAGGACCAGTGGACCTACGGAGCTGA